In Panicum virgatum strain AP13 chromosome 4N, P.virgatum_v5, whole genome shotgun sequence, a single window of DNA contains:
- the LOC120668959 gene encoding signal peptide peptidase-like 5, with protein sequence MAAAAVLALLMVSALAGPAAGGDIVHHDDEAPKIPGCNNDFILVKVQSWVNGKEGDEFVGVGARFGPKIVSKEKHANRTKLTLADPMECCSPPKDKVSGDILLVQRGKCKFTKKAKFAEAAGASAIVIINHVHELYKMVCEKNETDLDIHIPAVLLPKDAGSALHTLLTSGNAVSVQLYSPDRPVVDTAEVFLWLMAVGTVLGASYWSAWSAREAVIEQEKLLKDGHEGLLNIEAGGSSGMVDINVVSAIMFVVVASCFLIMLYKLMSYWFVELLVVIFCIGGVEGLQTCLVALLSRWFKPAAESFVKVPFIGAVSHLTLAVCPFCIAFAVLWAVFRQLPYAWIGQDILGITLIVTVIQIVRVPNLKVGSVLLSCAFLYDIFWVFVSKRWFHESVMIVVARGDKTDEDGVPMLLKIPRMFDPWGGYSIIGFGDILLPGLVVAFALRYDFVAKKSLQSGYFLWSMVAYGSGLLITYVALNLMDGHGQPALLYIVPFTLGTLIALGWKRGELPNLWTRGEPERVCTHMHMPLLPASPN encoded by the exons atggccgccgcggcggtccTGGCGCTGCTCATGGTGTCGGCGCTGGCGGGGCCCGCGGCCGGCGGTGACATCGTCCACCACGACGACGAGGCACCCAAGATCCCCGGATGCAACAACGACTTCATCCTG GTAAAAGTGCAAAGCTGGGTCAACGGCAAGGAGGGTGATGAATTTGTTGGAGTTGGTGCTCGCTTTGGTCCCAAAATTGTCTCCAAGGAGAAGCACGCAAACCGAACTAAACTCACGCTGGCGGACCCTATGGAGTGCTGctctcctccaaaagacaag GTTTCTGGAGATATTCTTTTAGTTCAAAGGGGCAAGTGCAAATTCACAAAGAAAGCAAAGTTTGCTGAAGCTGCTGGTGCTTCTGCCATAGTAATCATAAACCATGTCCACG AACTGTACAAGATGGTCTGTGAAAAGAATGAGACAGATCTTGACATACATATACCTGCAGTTCTTCTACCAAAAGATGCAGGTTCTGCTTTACACACACTTCTTACAAGCGGTAACGCAG TTTCTGTGCAGCTGTACTCTCCAGACCGTCCTGTAGTTGACACTGCAGAGGTATTTCTATGGCTTATGGCTGTCGGTACAGTCCTCGGTGCTTCATACTGGTCTGCATGGAGTGCTAGAGAAGCAGTTATTGAACAAGAGAAGCTCCTGAAG GATGGCCATGAAGGCCTACTGAATATTGAAGCTGGAGGTTCTAGTGGCATGGTAGATATCAATGTGGTATCAGCAATAATGTTTGTGGTGGTTGCGTCATGCTTCTTAATAATGCTCTACAAACTCATGTCTTACTGGTTTGTGGAGCTACTGGTGGTAATCTTCTGCATCGGCGGTGTAGAG GGTTTGCAAACATGCTTGGTTGCTCTGTTGTCCAG ATGGTTCAAGCCTGCTGCAGAATCTTTTGTGAAAGTACCATTCATTGGAGCTGTTTCACATCTTACTCTGGCAGTTTGTccattttgcattgcatttgctgTTCTATGGGCTGTTTTCCGCCAACTTCCGTATGCTTGGATTGGGCAAGATATTCTT GGTATCACACTGATAGTTACGGTCATCCAAATTGTCAGAGTACCCAACCTCAAG GTGGGTTCAGTTCTTCTCAGTTGTGCCTTCCTGTATGACATCTTCTGGGTGTTCGTCTCCAAGAGGTGGTTTCATGAGAGTGTGATGATTGTG GTTGCACGTGGTGATAAGACTGATGAGGATGGTGTGCCCATGTTGCTAAAAATTCCACGAATGTTTGATCCTTGGGGTGGATACAGCATCATTGGCTTTGGTGATATCCTTCTTCCTGGGCTGGTAGTTGCTTTCGCCCTAAG ATACGATTTTGTTGCAAAGAAGAGCCTTCAGTCTGGTTACTTTTTGTGGTCAATGGTGGCCTACGGTTCCG GACTTCTAATCACATATGTTGCGCTGAACCTGATGGATGGGCATGGCCAACCTGCCCTTCTGTACATTGTGCCCTTCACACTAG GAACGTTGATCGCGCTCGGGTGGAAGAGAGGAGAGCTGCCGAACCTGTGGACGAGGGGAGAGCCTGAGAGAGTGTGTACGCATATGCATATGCCGCTGCTGCCCGCGAGCCCAAACTAG